One Cryptomeria japonica unplaced genomic scaffold, Sugi_1.0 HiC_scaffold_17, whole genome shotgun sequence genomic window, CCCATGTGGGTGGGAGTTATAGCCATAACAATATAATTTACTATATTTTTCAAAGTACAAAAAATAAGAGAATCATGAAAAAAAATTGCAACTTTTCCAAAAGCAAAATTAAatgttagaaaaataaaatattccTTCAAATAAAAATTAAGTAAATAATGTAAATAAGTTGAAATTATATTTCTATCTTTAGAGAAATCTATGAAGGATACTGAgagaaatattatataatataccaATAACAAGTTGAAATTGTCAAATATCATTTTGCCAAACTCAACTTCAACTATGTTTCTAGGGATCTAGCTATTGAATTCAAAATTAATATTTAAAGGCtcttttttcttttgggggggggggtgggggggggggggtaaatcttGGGATTTTTAGTCTAACCCAAGTCTAGGGGAGGTCACAAGGGGGACCTCTTCCCTATCAATATATTCAACTAAGAATCCACTTATTCAactcaaatcaacttagaagccACAATGGAAATCCAAGGACCACCACTTGAAATTCCAACACTAGATGTCACTTTGGAGATTCGAACATGGATCTCCATCTTGAGAACCTTATAATATGGCATTTTCCATTAGAGCACATCCTCATTGGCAATATTTAAAGGCTCTTTACTAGAAAACTATGTTCTCATAATATCTAACTTGGCAAATATTTATTCTAAAGAGTAAACTCAACTTCAACTATGCTAACCATAATTATGGTTAATGTGTATTAATATTGGGGTAAAGCTCAACCCTAACAATTATAATTTTTATACACCTAATAAAAATGTCCCATTATGGTATCCTTAcgtctagaagagaggttgttataggaGAAGGTGATGGTGTTGTTTCAGCTCATTCATTGGTGAGTTAGAGATCCCCCATTGACCTTTGTGGCCAAAGCTAGAGAAAATATCCTTTACGGTCTTCTCATGGGTGTTCAACATTGAGTCCCTTCCATAGGCATAACAAACCTGTTCTTGTGCTTAATCTTCCCCTTCTCTAATTTTTGTATAGGATGCAAATGACAATGCAATATTTTATATCAACAATAGATTGATCTATAGGTTCAAGTACTTTTGCCTTCTCTTTTTTATTTGAACAATCAAGGGTTTTGGATTTTTGGAGATTTCTCATGGCACATAATATCAAGCTATACCCTTGTTCTAGATAATTTAATATTGCATCAAATCAATCGATTGAGGATTGAGAGGTGGATTTTGGATGTGGGGTTAGCATTCTCTATCACTTAGAGCTTAATTCCCTTCCTTCCACTTGTTTATTGAAACCTTCAAAGTCTTTCTCAATTGGGTTATACTTCTTAATCTCCCTCTTTATAATTTCTAAAGTGACACATGTCTTGAAGCCATTAACAATGCTATTGGTCAATTTTTGAAGGTGGATTTCGTTTCTTAAAATTTTGGGAGCATTACTTATGCtaaattttggtcaacatcatctCCAAGGCTCTATAGACATACTATTATGATTGTGGAAGATAATCCTTAGACCAATTGATTTTTATGAAGATCTTCCCTTTTTTTGCAGATAATGTTTTTCTATTAGGCACCTTGCTTTTAATTGTCCTCACTCTCAATGGTGGGCTTGACTACTTGGTGGTGAAATAACCTTCCTAGATGCTTGAATGTTGGCATTTTTTTTACTTTTCAAGATGGTAATTTTCCTAAGATGGATCCTGATGTGGCCATGGTGGTCCTTCTTCCTATGCAAGATCCCAATATGCTCAGTGAGGTTTTGATGATAAATACAATTCTTGCTAGGAATTATTCTTTTGGTTTGGGTGTAGATGCTCATTCAGCATTGCCTTTGAATTATGTGGACTTTCCAATTTTTGTTGTTAGACATTTTCTCTCATCGCTAATGGCATGTTAGGTTGAGGCAACAATGGAGGAGTgcccttctctttctctttgatctAAGAATTTGGATAATGATGTTTCTTGGATTTCAATTTAAAGAAAGAATATAGGTCTTCTAGTTCAATTACCCATTTTAAGGGTATGCAAATTGCTAGATTATGGTTTGGCATTGTGTAAAATGTTATCATCTTTTTCATTTGTGGGTGATTAAAGTTATTTGTAGGGCTTTTGAGATGCCTTTAAAACTTAAAACATTATTTCATGAATTTTGTTTTGTTTGACAATTTAACTACACGTGTTGTGTGTGTCCCTTTTAGCTATTTCATTTCTTATATAATTCATTTAAACGACTAAATATGCTATTTTATTCTAATAAAAAAATATGTCACCTTAAGAAAAAACTATAGACATAATACATGATTGATTTTAATTAATAAGTAATGGCAACACCCTATAGCCTCTATGATAATAACTACCAATTATACCTTTGTGTGCAATGGGGTACGCCGAAAAAGGTGTGGAAGGTTAACTAAGGAAAAATTTGgtatattttttgcatacatttttgtagtacatgaggtcaattagtaggtcattgaatttttgttttttttggtgcaacaaaggtcttaatggagaagtgatagcttcaactcaactatgcatccactttatagggatccaaacatggTTGAAAGAAAAACTAtgaatcaagaagataataagGTTCCATTACCAATATCATCATGCTATGTTTGCAATTGGAAGGGAGAGTGAGAGAGCTAGGGATATAAAGAGGGGGGGAGGAGAGTGAaaggggtaaggagatagagattggTGATGGAGATGGAGGCGATGGATATATGGAGAGGAGAGGGAAAGATAAagtgagaggagagagagagagagagagagagagagagagagagagagagagagagagagggagatatatagaaGTAGAGAAAgatatatagaggtagagagatatggagagataatgAAATGTAGATATAgggagaaacaaaagaataaatatggagagatagagaggcaaacatatatagatataaaagtcTAGGGAGAGGGAGACATATCTAGAGTTAGACAAGGAGAGAGGAAGACATAGGTAGAGATAATGATAGAATGGGAGAGGAAGATGAAggcaaatagatagagagataaagataggaAGACGAAGAGACAAAGATAAAaatagatagggagatagagagggatatagagagaaatatagagatatagaagaagagggagagggagagagagagagagacaaggagACCAACAAATCTCTCTATTAAAccataattttaattaaattgaataCAAATTTTCAATAATTTCTTTCTCTAAAGAATGTAAATTCTATTGAACTTTTAAATCTAAACATAAACTTAaactatcatttttttttgttaaacaaTATTGAAATTACAATAAAAGTCAATGGACCTTTAATTAGAAGATGAATGATTCAAAATGAGTCCACATAGAAGTCTTGCTAGGTACAAGACCCCACATCATAAGAAATATTGTGAGAATCATATTCCAAAAGACTTTGACAAAAGAAATACCCCTCAAATATTAAAATTcttaaaaaaatacaataaatatctaaattataaaaaataaaatagaattgttTATCAAAGACAAACGTTACCTATTCTTTCcaattattagtttttttttttcttctttgaccACTTTTTCTtatatattgaaaaaaaaagaCTAGAAACTATAATAAAGCCAACAATCATGAAATTGTAATTAAGCCAAGACAAAAATTAACATACAAAATTTTCTTAAAGAAAGAAATATGATGCACAGCAAATTGTAGATCATACAGTTTTTTGAAACAGTCCAAGAATTGAGGATCTGGGCGGTGCCTTTCTAAATTATAGGCGTCCatttttagtatatatatatatatttaacagTCCAAACTCATGTCATTCCACTCCACGTCACAGCACGTTACGGTATCTGTGGATTGTGAATGGAATCTGACGTCACAATTCCACCCATAAAACCGAAAACAAACCAGTCGCCCCAAAAACGGAGTTAAAAAGGCAGAGAGGAATAATGGAGGGAGCAAGACCTAGGCTAAAAATGTCTTCTCAACGAGACTCGACATAATTCCAGTCAGCCCAATCGACGGcccaaatacaataaaaaaatacgATTTATTTGTTGATTGGGAACACCACCACAACTTACTGCAGTTCTGACTGTTTACGCAGGTGATTTGATTATAGAGCAGATCCTGCGTACCTTGAAAAGATTTCCCCCATTCTTAGTGAGTTTTCAGACAGCAGATTAAGTTTTCGTATTTATCTCAAATATAACACCATTCATTTAGACAAATTTCAACGTGACTGGGGACTATTATTTTAACTTTCATTATGGATTCACTTTATCACATTGCCACATTTTCCCAGTTGAaaattaaaatacaagccatacatagATAGccatgaaataataaataaaaattctcGAAAAGCATGGGGAAAGTGGGACACTTACCCTCCAGTTATATCCATGGACCATCCTGAACGCTTACAGATGTCTCGAAGGGCACGCTTCCACCCGTCAATCTCTTCTCCCCGGTATCGATCTGAATGGCCATAATACTTAAGAAATGATCGGTTATAAGGACTGGAGCCATTTTCAGGGTATCTAACATGAGTTGGTTCCACATGATAGAACAAAGGAATAATCAAGCCAGGGGAGTTCAACATGGCAGCGGCCTCCTTGAGACACCAAGCCGAGTCTGCATAGCCTTTGGAAAATATGGGAATTCGTATGGCACTGCTTTCGATTGCTCTTTCCAAGCTCAACTCAATTATTTCCCCCTTTTCCAATTTGTCACTGTCTAAGAAGACATTCAGTCCCGCTGCGGAGAGAGCTTGAAAGAGATGATCAACGAGAGACTTTCTCACATCTGGTCCTCTGAAACTCAGAAACACATGATACCTCTTACTGCTGTGGAAGGGAAGTTTAGTTGTGGGAGGCTTGTATTGGACAAATGGGGGCACTGAGGATCCAGAAGAAGTAGATGTGGATGGTGGAAAATCTTCAAGCTGTAAGAGCGTGCTGGtgttagaagtagatgccatgaaACTGGACTGAACAGAAGACATTGTGGATTCAGTATAAGTAGATGTAGATAGTGCAAAATTTTGAAGCTTTGGGCGAGTGGTAGGGTTAGAAGTAGATGCCATCAAAATGGAATGAACTGAACACCAGAGAAAAAGAGTGGAAGATGAAGCAACTGAATAAATGGGCGAAGGATATAAACGCATAGACAGCCTGGCTTTGCGTAGGAAAGCGCGTGAAAGAAACGGTGAAGCATCACCGACAATGAGTCGTTGGGGGATGTGAGAGGTGGAGCCCACTCTCATTCACTCCGTAATTAAAGGCATCTACTTCTTAGGGAGGAGTGTCAGTGCAAGTCTTTTTGGGGATGTGAGAGGTGGAGTCCACTCCTACTCCGCAAGGAAAAACATGTGGTCTGAGTAAGGGAGGACGCTTCGTACAAAGTTCTACTATCACAAGTCTTTGCAGATGTGAGAGGTGGAGCCCACTCCTACTCTCTCTGAAATGAAAAGCACATGGTCTTTAGTACACATTCTAACATCATTAAtttttaagccgataggcttttagtggggatGTTTGCCCCCAAAGTGCAAGACAATCCGATGGGATGTTTGTCGATGGCCGGAATCTTTTCCTCGCGGCATTGTGACGTATTTGCAAGTGTCGATCGGCACGCATCTCCTAGTGTTGATGTGTTGCTTGCTTTGGCCTTGGTCCGTGCGCATGCATGTCGAAGTTGTTTATGGTCGTCGGCTAACCCTAATACGTATTTGCCTTTGTTCGTTGTCTGAAGTGTTTTGGTTTGCAAGTTTTGTGCTAAGGTTTGATTTAGTTGTCGAGTTAGGTTTAGTGCTCTGATTTACCGTTTCTAATCTATCAAGGGATTCTTTCGTCAACATCTTAAGCAGGCTCCGAGTGCAAGTATGTTTGTAGAATTGATCGTTTTGATTTTgcaatgttttatgatgatttttaGGGCTATTGCGTTTTTGTTTTATTGTCCTTAGATTTTGTTTCCGTCTCCTTGCAGGGTTATTTCCTCTCATTTGTTGCTTTCTGTCTGTGAAGGTGCTTTGGGATTCTTGATGTTGTTTGAGAGTTTGTGGGCGTgaatgctttcactctgcaaggcAAGTGTTCATTTTTATACTTTTTAGAGTAATTGCGTTTTTGTTATACTCTGCTTATAATTTTTTTTCGTCTGCTTGCAGGGTTATTTCCTCTCATTTGTTGGTTTCTGTTTGTGAAGGTGTTTTAGGATTATTGGTGTTGTTTAAGAGTTTGTGGTAGTgaatgctttcactctgcaaggcAAGTGTTCACTTTTTTAGTTCTTTTACAATTTCCCAGGTTACGAGTGCAGGTATGTTTTCTGATCATTGAATATCCTTTGTTTTTAGGGTTATTGCGTTTTCGTTATACTGTCGTTAGATTTTGTTTTGCTTTTAATTTGTTGCTCTCTGTAGGTTATTGCTCTTTCTTAATCCTATTAATTTGCAGGGTTATTGTTGTTGTTTTACACTTTCTGGTCGTGAACCCTTTTGCTCTGCAAGGCAAGTGTTAACCTTTTGAATTCTTCTTTTACAATTTCACTTCGTTTATAGGTCTTTCACGTTTAATGTTTTGTTGTGATTGGCTTTTGCTTGCAGGTTCACAGTGGTTTTACGTTTTAGGGTTCTGTTTGGGTTGACCTCCTACAGTGTAATTCTATTTTCCTGCATGAGATTGACGTTGTGTTACACTTATCTATTATCCCTTATACTCTGCAAGGTAAGATCCTTTTCGAAGATTCACAAGTAAGGAAATTTTATATTTCTAAATTCTGCTTTTACTATCCTTCTTGATATTTGTATAGGGTTTATGTTGTGCAAAATATGTCAAATGTATTTGAACTTAGCTTTTGCCCAGACATTTATGGATTATCATATCACTATTATTTTGGTGTCATTAGATTTTCTTAGCAGGTTGCTAGTGCTTATAAGTTATCAAGTCGAGTTTGGGTGATATCCCAACAGTTTAGTCCTATTTGTCTGCACGATTCTGACCTTGTGTAAtgcttttaaaaaatattttacccaGTCCAAGCAAACCTTTGTTTGAATAAATCCATTCTGAAATTTATAGCCTTTACAGACAAAAGGCTATTTACCTTGCAGAGTAAAAGGCTTCATGTCCAGAAAGTCACTAATCACATCAATAACCCTGCGAATTAATGGCAATAGGGAACACCCACAAAAAACACAACTTATAATCTATAAGTACcaaaaaattgcataacacgaaAAGAAAATTTGATGACAGTATAACAAATACTCAATAATGCTAGCAATTAATGGTATCCAATGAGAAGAAAATAATAAACCTAGGCGGCAATGTAGCACACTCTTACAGTGTTGTAAAGCTTGTAGAATATCCCACAATTATACCTAACACTGTAATGCCATTGATGTGTATGGTTCTCACCTTGTGTTTAGTTTATTATACAGGACACATACCTTCACACTAATGACATTACAGTGTTGGAAGTTAGCAAACACCTTACCCTTAAATGTAAAACCAATAGCAACTTGAAAATATCAAACCATCATAATGAGAAAATCTAATGAGAGTCAAATTGAATCTTATTGATATAAAATATATAGTATCATCTTAAAGCTGTGAGGAATAGATTGGATTGTACACTGTTCTTATAGCCATAACTGCAACAAAGGCATAGAAATATTTTTTTAGTGTTATAACACCTTAGAAAAGGCCAGAACCATGCAGATTAACAAcattaaaatgatttgagatttTAGGATTTTGTTTAGGTTAATACCCAACACTATAATGCCATTGATGGGTATGGTTCTCACCTTGTGTTTAGCTTATTATACAGAACACATACCTTCACACTAATGACATTACAATGTTGGAAGTTAATAAACACCTAACCCTTAAATGTAAAACCAATAGCAACTTAAAAATATGAAACCATCATAATGAGAAAATGTAATGAGAGTCAAATATATGGTGATGCTCTGCGAAATACACAATGTCAGACTAAAacatgtggtcgtataacacacaaaaacaacaagaaacaaggatcaaagttagtgttattcaaccaaaaactaatctaagtaggcatatcaaaagagacactaaaaacatgctaaaatatttaactatgaaaacaaatatcacaaggcatctccaaatgccttctaacatgctcttagctccttctcctttgtttctctcctttccaaattccaaattagtgtagctctcaatagctttttgctctatggatgccttatggagaatCAAGAttatagatgattactctaaatgctatgcaagtatgaataagctagaaatgagattattatctaatctagtgttgattttaatccaaaagagtgaatatgagtaagatatgctaaatgctctctacaattctctataacttagatgcatacaagttttcagaattatgactatgaatgctaaatgcttgaggatttgaaaatgaggaatgtgagctctatttataggaaaaatggagcaatggatggttgagattgattaatctcaacaagggtcgggattgaatgatattcaatccatgtgaaggctttcaacccaatcccaagatgacaagtgtcaacatgagaggggttgagaggagagggaataagcattaaatgcttgacatgatctgagagttaacttaggagttaaggtcaaggttgggttgagtgaataaattctttattcaaagaataaagcttttatccaatggataaacttttgtgcaaaggttaaagggataaccatggtcaaagcaataaatgcttgaggagacacatgggtcacatgagggttgagttaagggCTAactataaatggtcatgtaagagctatacgtggtttggaagactttggaggttaatttgttgaacacacaaagcatttaatattttttcaaagactttgaagtctttgagaagtgactccaagttgcttaggaatgtgacaatatttaggagatggattaggttaattaggaagggtttagaagaatctagaagggaatttaggaatgcaagtgggtttggtgggtgagggagaataggattttaattaaaataaaattcatttatttcaaaataggtgcaagttgcatttgtaggaaaatgcaagtggggagggataaaggatttaaataaatattttatttaatttatttaaaagaggaaaagggttaaatgaaataaatatgatttaatcatttaattgattgtgaatttggtttaatgaattaattaaaataaattgaataatttatttaattaataaaagaatgtttgaagatgaattaattagatattaatttaattaattgatggctagttggtttttaatcaaataaatagcacatATTCATTTACttaaactagacagatttatgtgactacatttgcccctttttgagacggtgcgatttatcgcgtcgtttcaaagaaagaaaaataggtgtgaaaaaatatgccccataaatgttaatttagtgggtggtatgccccattgagtgatgggccgaaaatttcaaaaaatcgggcgatctctcgaaaaagaatgaaaattggcagggtggtagaagagaagaatttagtaatattggtgaaaaatagaagaaattggagtgAATGCggagaaacatcaagccagtgagtacccttaggtcatgcaggagatacaaaGCAAATGTGGtgttgatgctatataattgatcaaaatttggttggacaatctagtgcaatcgatttaattgccctagtcgagtcaaagcatgacagttgatgtcagttggtcacttggacaggataaagtccgagtaagtgaatcaaagtgacttgatgtgacttagacaattgatgtaattgcccaatgaagtcaaggtatatgaagcaaaatactcattgagacttagacaattgatgtaattgtctgttatgattgtgtttgattggttgattaattgatagtgtgtgcgtgtgatggatggttgtggggaatcatggcagactcgttgagactaggtcattatgagaaatgcctgttgtagtctaggattaccatgatcgattacctgttgagacccgaagatacttgatcagagtttTTGTTGATAGTCTAGGGGTGTGTGTGTCGATGTACTTGTGCAGACAGAGTAACATGCTTAATTGggttgacttaggatgggaaacacaacccgtcccatttagagatggatggtgatgaacgtggcttgattaggttgatgggaaacgatgaagggattatgattaTGACGAAGATagagagggtgagggggggattcaatgttagatagaagatatgaaggacctatgactcattcctatggaagaagaggaaaatagagtatgcattgttatgactatgtatgcatgatatgcagctattatgaatgtatggatgggtggaatgcaacgaaatgcaatatatatagatgagatgaaatgacgatccatagtgctttattttcatcattgagctttaaaatgttgtaagaaaatacaagcaacttgacataatgattcaagatgacctgagtattccttacatggattttgatatagcaagttaatacaagcaacttgatataatggatcaagttgacctgagtattgcttgcggaacagacaaggattatctcctttcatgcatgacttggaacgtcctccttgatcttttgccgatcatatccccagacaagttcataccgtagtaaaggataaaccattatcgagcttggatgaggcagtagga contains:
- the LOC131075879 gene encoding disease resistance protein L6 isoform X1, which gives rise to MASTSNPTTRPKLQNFALSTSTYTESTMSSVQSSFMASTSNTSTLLQLEDFPPSTSTSSGSSVPPFVQYKPPTTKLPFHSSKRYHVFLSFRGPDVRKSLVDHLFQALSAAGLNVFLDSDKLEKGEIIELSLERAIESSAIRIPIFSKGYADSAWCLKEAAAMLNSPGLIIPLFYHVEPTHVRYPENGSSPYNRSFLKYYGHSDRYRGEEIDGWKRALRDICKRSGWSMDITGGICSIIKSPA
- the LOC131075879 gene encoding disease resistance protein L6 isoform X2, whose product is MASTSNPTTRPKLQNFALSTSTYTESTMSSVQSSFMASTSNTSTLLQLEDFPPSTSTSSGSSVPPFVQYKPPTTKLPFHSSKRYHVFLSFRGPDVRKSLVDHLFQALSAAGLNVFLDSDKLEKGEIIELSLERAIESSAIRIPIFSKGYADSAWCLKEAAAMLNSPGLIIPLFYHVEPTHVRYPENGSSPYNRSFLKYYGHSDRYRGEEIDGWKRALRDICKRSGWSMDITGGWQVHHGE